From Triticum urartu cultivar G1812 chromosome 2, Tu2.1, whole genome shotgun sequence, a single genomic window includes:
- the LOC125534361 gene encoding uncharacterized protein LOC125534361, protein MAAATLPRLVAVAALLALMCAVAVAQVPAAGGAPVCEGVDQDVVNACFKSFGEGMKNAISDRHLSGGRVIKVGVDCCIAFGGHSCLCKMKKVWKDQGKSAQDNVQCVREKAC, encoded by the coding sequence ATGGCAGCAGCAACGCTCCCGAGGCTCGTTGCCGTGGCGGCGCTGCTCGCGCTGATGTGCGCCGTTGCTGTGGCCCAGGTACCTGCCGCCGGCGGTGCGCCGGTGTGTGAAGGTGTCGATCAGGACGTCGTGAATGCGTGCTTCAAGAGCTTTGGAGAAGGtatgaaaaatgccatttcagaCAGGCATCTTTCGGGGGGTAGGGTCATTAAGGTTGGAGTGGACTGCTGCATAGCCTTTGGAGGCCACTCGTGCCTCTGCAAGATGAAGAAGGTGTGGAAGGATCAGGGCAAAAGTGCCCAGGATAATGTGCAGTGCGTCAGGGAAAAGGCCTGCTAG